In a single window of the Pseudobacteriovorax antillogorgiicola genome:
- a CDS encoding c-type cytochrome: MKNLTLLGTVLSCALIMISCGKEKKKGGGSPEPTPRNGTEQQLLGDEMVGIVEKYCVECHNPSSAAANLELTQIDVILANAGRIVTSIQNGSMPSNGRTLTAEELSIVAAWAEAQYPAPTPGTTVTTDPEAGPDKDDGIVDDQANDEDGPSKDNPTQNNDYKSGCDDKSGDNQDDDFVEEDRDGKGKGKGKGKGKSWWSWIKDVKKDRDHCHEDHDKDDNGDDFYGR, translated from the coding sequence AATCTTACCCTTTTAGGGACAGTATTGTCCTGCGCGCTTATTATGATTTCCTGTGGTAAAGAAAAGAAAAAAGGTGGTGGTAGCCCAGAGCCTACGCCACGAAACGGCACAGAGCAGCAGCTCCTTGGTGACGAGATGGTCGGTATTGTGGAAAAATACTGCGTCGAGTGTCACAATCCAAGTTCAGCTGCAGCTAACCTTGAACTCACTCAAATAGACGTTATCCTTGCCAATGCGGGACGAATCGTCACTTCGATTCAAAATGGTTCAATGCCAAGCAACGGACGAACTCTTACTGCTGAAGAATTATCTATTGTAGCAGCCTGGGCGGAAGCTCAGTATCCAGCTCCTACTCCTGGTACTACAGTGACCACCGATCCTGAAGCGGGTCCTGATAAAGACGACGGTATCGTTGACGATCAAGCCAACGATGAAGACGGACCAAGTAAGGATAACCCAACCCAGAACAATGACTACAAGAGTGGTTGTGATGACAAAAGCGGTGATAACCAAGACGATGACTTTGTAGAAGAGGACCGTGATGGCAAAGGTAAAGGTAAAGGCAAAGGAAAAGGAAAAAGCTGGTGGAGTTGGATTAAAGATGTAAAAAAAGACAGGGATCACTGTCACGAAGACCACGATAAAGATGATAATGGCGACGACTTCTACGGTCGCTAA